The stretch of DNA GGATGTACAGCGATGGCCCCGAGCCGAATGCGCCGCGTCGATCCACGATCTCCGAGTCGATGGTGACGCCCCGGGCCCGGAGACGATCGCGCACCGGCGCCAGATCCGGACAGCGGATCGACAGGCAGAAGTGGTCGAGCCCTCCCCCGGTGCCGCGCTCGCCGGGCAGCAGATCGATCAGGTGCTCGCCGAATCGCATCTGCACGAGCGCGATGCGCTCGTTGACGTGGTCCAGCTTGCAGCCGAGCATCTCCTCGTAGAAGCGCCGCGAGACCGCCTGGTCCCGGACGTGCAGCACCACGTGGTCTAGACCGAGCGGCTCGAACCCCTGGCTCATCGGCGCACCCCCAGCACCACGAGGC from Candidatus Methylomirabilota bacterium encodes:
- a CDS encoding VOC family protein — protein: MSQGFEPLGLDHVVLHVRDQAVSRRFYEEMLGCKLDHVNERIALVQMRFGEHLIDLLPGERGTGGGLDHFCLSIRCPDLAPVRDRLRARGVTIDSEIVDRRGAFGSGPSLYIQDPDGYRIELKPR